The Acidobacteriota bacterium region AGAAATCCGCATGTTCGCGGGCAATTTCGCGCCCCGCGGCTGGGCCTTCTGCGACGGGCAATTGCTGGCTGTCTCACAGAACGATGCTCTCTTCTCTCTTCTCGGGACCATTTACGGCGGAGACGGTCGGACCACCTTCGGCCTGCCCGACTTGCGGGGCAGAATCCCCCTTCACGCCGGTGAAGGACCCGGGTTAAGTCCTCGCAGGCTTGGCTCCAAAGGCGGGGCCGAGAAAGTCACGCTCACCGTGAACCAGTTGCCCTCCCACAGGCACGACTTGAAGGCTTCCGCCGATCCCGCCACCGGACCCAATCCTCAGGGCGAGGTACTGGCCGAAACGGTAACCGACCGGGTCTACTCGGACCAGGGAAGCGACGTCAACATGGCCTCGTCCTCGATCACCGGTGTCGGGGGAAGCCGAAGCCACACCAACCTCATGCCCTATCTTTGCATTAACTTCATCATTGCCCTGGTTGGGATCTATCCGTCCAGGCACTAGAGAAGGAGCGCCATGTCTGAACCATTTGTCGCAGAAATCAGAATTTTCGCGGGCAACTTTGCGCCCCGAGGTTGGGCCTTCTGTAACGGCCAACTGTTGCCTATCGCTCAGAACACCGCGCTCTTCTCGCTCATCGGCACAACCTATGGCGGGGACGGCCGGACTACAACCGCCCTACCTAACCTCCAGGGCAGAGCGCCCATGCATCCGGGTCGAGGTCCGGGTTTGACGGACCGTCGGCTGGGCCAAAGAGGCGGAGTTGAGACAGTCACGCTCAGCGAAGCGGAGATGCCCAACCACACCCATACGATGCGCGCCTCTGATGGCCGCGGCCGATCAGGAATAGCTGTCGGGAATGTCCTCGCCGAGCCCCGCGACGGATTGCTCTACCAGACCAACACGTCTGCTAACTTGGTGGATATGAGCGACTCATCCCTGTCGGATACGGGCGGATCGCAGGCTCACAACAACATGCAACCCTATCTGACAATGAACTTCATCATTGCCTTGGTCGGGTTGTATCCGTCACGCAGTTGAGGAGGGGTTCTCTCGTCATCCGGGACCCTCATTCCGAGGGTCCTTTTTCTTTTGAGATGTTCTGGGGATTAGGTTTGGAACAGATCAAGCCTTGAGCGGTTTCTTGCACAGGGCTGCGTACGTCGGGGAAGAGTTGTACACTCTCCTTCGGGTTCTCAAGCCTGCCCAGGAGGAAGAGAGGAATCGCTTGCTGGTTCGTTTGGATTGTGCATTGGCGCATTGGGACGTTTTGCTGTTGCAATCAAGGGTCGCCGGACTGACTCTTTTCAAACGCCATCTTCTGACCTGGAAGCGGGTCGATGCAGACCGGATTCAGGTCGCCGCCGGAGAGGCTTGGGAGGAGATCTCGCGGCTGGCCTGCAAGAGTTCCGTGGAAGGGCTCAAAGTTGAGGTAGTGGCACGATTCGAGAAAGCGCCCCACGGTGAGATCGTCATCGATCAGCGTGGTGATACCCTGCTCGATCCCAAAATGGTGGGGCGATTGGCTCGCCAGGTCCGCCTCCTGCTGGAAGGGCCCAAAAAGCAGTGTCCGCGGAGCCTGAGCTTGATCGACGACCGGCCCGCGGACTATCCGCCAGTGGAGAAGTCGCCTTACAAGGTGGGCGTGGCTGATGATCACGACCTGCAATATGTTGAAGGGACGCATGACGGGGAGCCGCATCCGCTGGGGCTGGAGGTTCATTTGCCGGACGGCCAGTCCGCTCCGCGTCAGGTCAGCATCGGACGCCACTACTGGCACCGCATCTCTTCGCTCCG contains the following coding sequences:
- a CDS encoding tail fiber protein is translated as EIRMFAGNFAPRGWAFCDGQLLAVSQNDALFSLLGTIYGGDGRTTFGLPDLRGRIPLHAGEGPGLSPRRLGSKGGAEKVTLTVNQLPSHRHDLKASADPATGPNPQGEVLAETVTDRVYSDQGSDVNMASSSITGVGGSRSHTNLMPYLCINFIIALVGIYPSRH
- a CDS encoding tail fiber protein — protein: MSEPFVAEIRIFAGNFAPRGWAFCNGQLLPIAQNTALFSLIGTTYGGDGRTTTALPNLQGRAPMHPGRGPGLTDRRLGQRGGVETVTLSEAEMPNHTHTMRASDGRGRSGIAVGNVLAEPRDGLLYQTNTSANLVDMSDSSLSDTGGSQAHNNMQPYLTMNFIIALVGLYPSRS